Proteins from one Desulfonema limicola genomic window:
- a CDS encoding Hsp70 family protein, which produces MKNDIPILGIDLGTTNSAISIWDPEKKQAVLLPNQENSLLTPSVVAFDSKSDKPLVGSIATEMILTMPEDVIHSVKRFIGLSYRDKQVSDSKSQVEYRIEPTDQEKVIIRLADRVLTPPQISKYVLEKLKKDAETYLNREVNDVVITVPAYFSESQRHATIDAGKRAGLNVKRLINEPTAAALAFDFGKEAQTIVVYDLGGGTFDVSVIEITRTGMYRVLAIDGNTHLGGDDFDEKVFNWIKEQIREKYDSQLVTDAFQEAMLREKARQAKIELTDKMETIIKLTDLRLAEDSAFNLSLTLTRDTFNTLIQSLIEDTIDLCDSTLAMAHEKTGVSASDIRQVLLVGGQTQSPAVKDAINKKYNWVFNNSIDPANAVCMGAAVFGGFLSEDRYLNKRIRLSDVIAQPLGIEIKGGNMKEIIKANQRIPYDTEDTPEEYTTHEDNQGMIEFRIYQGSNPIASKNVYLGTVPLTITNPGPKGEVRVKCWFEIGWDGFLKVHTKAINTTDKKTIKIDYFYYLDQERADELE; this is translated from the coding sequence ATGAAAAACGATATTCCAATATTAGGTATTGATCTGGGTACTACAAATTCTGCCATATCCATATGGGACCCGGAAAAAAAACAGGCTGTTCTTCTGCCAAACCAGGAAAACAGTCTGCTTACCCCGTCTGTGGTTGCATTTGATTCTAAATCTGATAAGCCATTAGTAGGCAGCATTGCAACTGAAATGATACTCACTATGCCGGAAGATGTGATTCATTCTGTAAAACGTTTTATCGGTCTTTCTTACCGGGATAAACAGGTAAGCGATTCTAAAAGCCAGGTTGAATATAGGATAGAACCCACAGATCAGGAAAAAGTGATTATCCGGTTAGCTGACCGGGTTCTGACACCTCCCCAGATATCAAAATATGTGCTGGAAAAACTGAAAAAAGATGCGGAGACATATCTGAACAGAGAAGTTAATGATGTGGTTATCACAGTCCCTGCCTACTTTTCCGAATCCCAACGCCATGCCACCATTGATGCCGGAAAACGTGCAGGATTGAATGTGAAACGTCTTATAAACGAACCAACAGCTGCGGCTCTTGCTTTTGACTTTGGAAAAGAAGCTCAGACCATTGTTGTTTACGATCTGGGGGGAGGTACTTTTGATGTCTCCGTTATTGAAATTACCAGGACAGGAATGTACAGAGTTTTGGCAATAGATGGTAATACTCACCTTGGAGGAGATGATTTTGATGAAAAGGTCTTCAACTGGATCAAGGAACAGATTCGGGAAAAATATGATTCTCAGCTTGTAACAGATGCTTTTCAGGAAGCCATGTTAAGGGAAAAAGCAAGACAGGCAAAGATTGAACTTACAGATAAAATGGAGACAATCATCAAATTGACAGATTTAAGACTGGCTGAAGACTCAGCGTTTAATTTGTCTTTAACCCTTACCAGGGATACATTTAACACCCTGATACAATCTTTGATTGAAGATACCATAGATCTCTGTGATTCCACTTTGGCTATGGCTCATGAAAAAACCGGAGTATCTGCCTCAGATATCAGACAGGTACTTTTAGTGGGCGGGCAGACACAATCCCCTGCTGTAAAAGATGCAATTAATAAAAAATACAATTGGGTATTCAACAATTCAATTGATCCCGCAAATGCAGTTTGTATGGGGGCTGCGGTTTTTGGAGGATTTTTGAGCGAAGATAGGTATCTGAATAAGCGAATTAGACTTTCAGATGTTATTGCTCAACCCTTAGGTATTGAAATCAAGGGTGGCAATATGAAAGAAATCATTAAAGCCAATCAGAGGATTCCATACGATACTGAAGATACACCGGAGGAATACACAACCCATGAAGACAACCAGGGAATGATTGAATTCCGTATTTATCAAGGTTCAAATCCCATTGCCAGTAAAAATGTTTATCTTGGTACAGTGCCACTTACTATAACCAATCCGGGACCAAAAGGGGAAGTGCGTGTGAAATGCTGGTTTGAAATTGGTTGGGATGGATTTTTAAAAGTTCATACCAAAGCAATTAACACAACGGATAAAAAAACAATAAAAATTGACTATTTCTATTACCTTGACCAAGAAAGAGCCGATGAGCTTGAGTAA
- a CDS encoding JAB domain-containing protein: MNKVHTQKSLFKTENDEKLNYRSVFAYRVSMVKEKKIKFDGGEVSNQRKAAEVIRNTINTLGQNDREHFVVLMLNVKNQIIGINIVSVGSASSTQIRPVETFKPAIMMSAAGIVMGHNHPSGNTDPSEEDRVITQRFTAAAELLQIQVHDHVIVSSDSSDFYSFSEHGDMRLIRDNISRSMKNLNSMNA, from the coding sequence ATGAATAAAGTCCACACACAAAAAAGCCTTTTTAAAACAGAAAATGATGAAAAATTGAACTACCGCAGTGTATTTGCCTACCGGGTATCAATGGTAAAGGAAAAAAAGATAAAATTTGACGGCGGTGAAGTCAGCAATCAGCGAAAAGCAGCCGAAGTAATCCGCAATACCATAAATACCCTGGGTCAGAACGACAGAGAACACTTTGTAGTTTTAATGCTCAATGTGAAAAACCAGATCATCGGCATAAATATCGTATCTGTGGGTTCTGCAAGCTCAACGCAGATAAGACCCGTAGAGACCTTTAAACCTGCCATTATGATGAGCGCTGCCGGAATTGTCATGGGACATAACCACCCTTCAGGCAATACCGACCCCTCAGAAGAAGACCGGGTAATAACCCAGCGTTTTACAGCTGCTGCCGAACTGCTCCAGATCCAGGTGCATGACCATGTAATCGTATCATCCGACTCCTCAGACTTTTACAGTTTCAGCGAACACGGAGACATGAGACTGATCCGGGACAACATAAGCCGCAGTATGAAAAACCTCAATTCCATGAATGCTTAA
- a CDS encoding DEAD/DEAH box helicase: MSRLNEFLNEFGPALRSKVANAFSPVFDSLKQGEQEIQWQNQLKRLLRQPYPGQSEAILALCKGFKLGLKGLFLVAEMGSGKSMMGICASWLVCKNRSRTLVMCPGHLVDKWAREIMETVPNAIIVNMNKPGLEDVFSLKENPKPKGREFWIIGKERAKNHYTRRPATVIRMDLVSCPTCGVHLTKKPNVKHRKPVCPNKECRAPLWQSNNERLRRYAKSEYVKRYLKKNVFDFFIGDECHQYKAGDSAQGQAYANFVNRSRFTLNLTGTLMGGYSTNLFYLLYRLVPKRMKEICEYKSSMSFAEKFGVIERIEKEAIHAGAASIGRSGTTTRVVERPGISPLIFTDLLLQRCVFLRLDDVAQNLPPYTEHVIEVEMSPDQKDAYSEFENELITEVRQALARGDKSLLGAMVNSLLAYPDGARRGELVEHPYKVNPLSGQPLVVASAPQIDEQMLPKEQRLIELVKMEKSKTRKVMICLEHTGTRDLIPDIKTRLENAGISVLVLRQTTVKSEKREAWLRSKMKTRNYDVFITNPRLIETGLDLLEFPSIIFFQTGYSTFTLRQSSRRSWRIGQDKDVRVYFMTYLKTMQSTALSLIADKLQVALAVEGNLSDAGLTALAEGDASMMIKMAKTLVGQEKTPEIPLGELFGNIGEKNLQADTRLDAADSTITKTEITTIKITTDDGREKTIVVEKVVRGRVQLQPESNQAVAFIDNTDIRFMLAQGRVTYKGKQIGHYKKNGMGQINGKLIQIEPDPEQTGYLLLELRKPENEQIAA; the protein is encoded by the coding sequence ATGAGCAGACTTAATGAATTTCTGAATGAATTTGGCCCAGCCCTGAGATCAAAGGTTGCCAATGCTTTTTCTCCTGTTTTTGATTCTTTAAAACAGGGTGAACAGGAAATCCAATGGCAAAACCAGTTGAAAAGGCTTTTAAGACAGCCTTATCCCGGACAGAGCGAAGCAATTCTTGCCCTGTGCAAAGGCTTTAAACTTGGGCTTAAAGGATTGTTTCTCGTGGCAGAAATGGGAAGCGGAAAGTCAATGATGGGAATATGCGCTTCATGGCTTGTATGTAAAAACAGGAGCCGCACCCTTGTCATGTGCCCCGGTCATCTTGTGGATAAATGGGCAAGAGAAATAATGGAAACAGTTCCCAATGCCATTATTGTAAACATGAATAAACCTGGTCTTGAAGATGTATTTTCCCTTAAAGAAAATCCAAAGCCAAAAGGCCGGGAATTCTGGATCATAGGCAAGGAAAGGGCAAAGAACCATTATACCAGAAGACCTGCAACCGTAATTCGCATGGACCTTGTTTCATGCCCTACATGCGGTGTTCATCTGACTAAAAAACCCAATGTAAAACACAGAAAACCTGTATGTCCCAATAAGGAATGCAGAGCACCCCTGTGGCAGTCAAATAATGAACGTCTGAGGCGGTATGCAAAAAGCGAGTATGTAAAACGCTATCTGAAAAAAAACGTGTTTGACTTTTTTATCGGCGATGAGTGTCATCAGTACAAAGCCGGTGACAGTGCACAGGGTCAGGCTTATGCGAATTTTGTCAACAGATCAAGATTTACCCTGAACCTTACGGGAACTCTTATGGGCGGGTATAGTACGAATTTATTTTACCTGCTTTACAGACTTGTTCCCAAAAGAATGAAGGAAATATGCGAGTATAAAAGTTCAATGTCCTTTGCTGAAAAGTTCGGGGTTATTGAGCGCATAGAAAAAGAAGCAATACATGCAGGCGCAGCTTCAATCGGACGTTCGGGAACTACAACAAGAGTTGTTGAAAGACCCGGTATCAGCCCCCTGATTTTCACAGACCTTCTGCTTCAGCGGTGTGTGTTTCTCAGGCTGGATGATGTAGCCCAGAACCTGCCGCCTTATACAGAGCATGTAATAGAAGTGGAAATGTCCCCTGATCAGAAAGATGCCTATTCAGAGTTTGAAAACGAACTGATAACAGAGGTTCGTCAGGCACTTGCACGCGGAGATAAAAGTCTTCTTGGAGCAATGGTCAATTCCCTTCTTGCATACCCTGATGGAGCAAGACGCGGAGAACTGGTTGAGCATCCTTATAAAGTCAACCCTTTAAGCGGTCAGCCTCTTGTTGTTGCATCAGCTCCTCAAATAGATGAACAAATGCTGCCCAAGGAACAAAGGCTGATAGAGCTTGTAAAAATGGAAAAGAGCAAAACCAGGAAAGTCATGATATGCCTTGAACATACAGGAACCCGTGATCTTATCCCAGATATTAAAACCCGCCTTGAAAATGCAGGAATATCCGTACTGGTTTTAAGACAGACAACAGTGAAATCGGAAAAAAGAGAAGCATGGCTCAGATCAAAGATGAAAACCAGGAATTACGATGTTTTCATCACCAATCCCAGGCTCATAGAAACAGGGCTGGATCTCCTGGAATTTCCAAGTATCATCTTTTTCCAGACCGGATACAGCACATTTACCCTGCGTCAGTCTTCAAGACGATCATGGCGAATCGGACAGGATAAGGATGTCAGGGTTTATTTCATGACCTATTTGAAGACCATGCAGTCAACAGCCCTGTCTTTAATAGCAGACAAGCTTCAGGTAGCCCTTGCTGTTGAAGGAAATCTTAGCGATGCAGGATTGACAGCACTGGCTGAAGGAGATGCTTCCATGATGATAAAAATGGCAAAAACCCTTGTGGGACAGGAAAAAACTCCTGAAATCCCCCTGGGTGAACTATTTGGCAACATCGGAGAGAAAAACCTTCAGGCAGATACCAGGCTTGATGCAGCAGACAGCACAATAACAAAAACCGAAATCACCACAATAAAAATAACAACTGATGATGGCCGTGAAAAAACCATTGTGGTTGAAAAAGTGGTGCGGGGAAGAGTCCAGTTGCAGCCGGAATCAAATCAGGCAGTTGCATTCATAGACAACACTGACATCAGGTTCATGCTGGCACAGGGCAGAGTGACATACAAAGGAAAACAGATAGGACATTACAAAAAAAACGGAATGGGCCAAATAAACGGCAAACTGATTCAGATTGAGCCAGATCCTGAGCAAACCGGATATCTTCTGTTAGAACTCAGAAAACCGGAAAATGAACAGATAGCCGCCTGA
- a CDS encoding DUF6094 domain-containing protein, which translates to MARLASQEKLGYYKTPENIVNQIKSCIRFDPGARILDPCCGKGEAVSILSADNPVETLGIELEKGRYEKAGQCLQHVLWADAISEATVSNRSIDLLFLNPPYDHDEGSDTQTGERFEYQFLKKYFRTLSRNSILIYIVPIKTLRIEGVRDLLSNLAELNIFRFPDEEFEIFNQILVIGKQKVITRKLLNENLAKLRDIIWQEKDEIPTTDEMGDFYPLPIHVPSSSGKNLVFKALRIDPQELLTLTSDLKTRFFNRTSPENFTDIHPLMPLRQGHLAMLLAAGYVNGELIQNGKHLIIKGAVKRVAEVSDESTETHNITKTKEKVKISVRSLDMNTEEIEEIE; encoded by the coding sequence ATGGCAAGACTGGCAAGTCAGGAAAAACTTGGATATTATAAAACACCTGAAAATATTGTAAATCAGATAAAATCATGTATCAGGTTTGACCCGGGTGCAAGAATTCTTGACCCATGCTGCGGTAAAGGTGAGGCTGTTTCCATACTTTCCGCTGACAATCCGGTTGAGACCCTGGGTATTGAACTTGAAAAAGGACGATATGAAAAAGCAGGACAATGCCTTCAGCATGTTCTATGGGCTGACGCAATCTCAGAGGCCACTGTATCCAATCGGAGTATTGACCTGCTTTTTTTAAATCCTCCCTATGACCATGATGAGGGTTCAGACACACAGACAGGCGAGCGGTTTGAGTATCAGTTTCTCAAAAAATATTTTCGCACACTGTCTCGCAACAGTATCCTCATCTATATTGTTCCAATAAAAACCCTGAGAATTGAAGGTGTGCGTGATCTTTTAAGCAACCTGGCAGAGTTGAACATATTCCGTTTTCCTGATGAGGAATTTGAAATCTTCAACCAGATTCTTGTAATTGGAAAACAGAAGGTCATAACCCGGAAACTGCTCAATGAAAACCTTGCAAAACTCCGGGATATTATCTGGCAGGAAAAAGATGAGATACCAACAACAGATGAAATGGGTGATTTTTATCCATTGCCAATACATGTACCATCAAGTTCAGGCAAAAACCTTGTTTTCAAGGCGCTGAGAATTGATCCACAGGAACTTCTAACCCTGACATCTGATCTGAAAACCCGTTTTTTCAACAGAACATCCCCTGAAAATTTTACAGATATTCATCCGCTTATGCCTCTTCGTCAAGGACATCTGGCCATGCTTCTTGCAGCCGGTTATGTAAACGGAGAGCTTATTCAAAACGGAAAGCATCTGATAATCAAGGGAGCAGTAAAAAGGGTTGCAGAAGTATCTGATGAATCAACAGAAACTCACAATATAACCAAAACAAAGGAAAAGGTCAAAATATCCGTAAGATCGCTGGATATGAACACCGAAGAGATTGAAGAGATAGAATAG
- the ssb gene encoding single-stranded DNA-binding protein: protein MNKGRLIGRIAQDIKIETNNGSTFAALSLDIDESWISNEELKSRTQRVHVKASGQVAEKLEIMKPIKGNLLMIEGRMNNYSREMDGQRLYFSEVRAFSAEIIRESHNAPNTHLNQNIFCFIGRLGSDPVLRTTPKGQMVSFDIACNEYYKGEKNTQWIKMAIFNKTAENAATILSRGRLVYVEGKVHTSEYEKDGEKKTSTGIIVRSWKALDKKPGFQGSSESFSQDSYQPQDETNGFYDADDDEIPF, encoded by the coding sequence ATGAACAAAGGAAGATTAATCGGAAGAATAGCACAGGATATAAAGATTGAAACAAATAACGGAAGTACATTTGCAGCATTAAGTCTTGATATTGATGAATCCTGGATTTCAAATGAAGAACTAAAGTCTCGAACCCAGAGAGTTCATGTAAAAGCATCAGGACAGGTTGCAGAAAAACTTGAAATTATGAAACCAATCAAAGGAAATCTGCTCATGATTGAAGGCAGGATGAATAATTATTCCCGTGAAATGGACGGACAAAGGCTTTATTTTTCAGAAGTAAGGGCCTTTTCTGCTGAAATAATACGGGAATCCCATAATGCGCCTAACACTCATCTGAATCAGAATATTTTCTGTTTTATCGGCAGACTTGGCAGTGACCCGGTTTTAAGAACCACTCCAAAAGGCCAGATGGTATCCTTTGATATTGCCTGCAATGAGTATTATAAAGGCGAAAAAAACACCCAGTGGATTAAGATGGCGATATTCAACAAAACAGCGGAAAATGCAGCCACTATCCTTTCCAGAGGCCGATTGGTATATGTTGAAGGAAAGGTGCATACATCTGAGTATGAAAAAGACGGTGAAAAGAAAACCTCAACAGGGATTATTGTGCGATCATGGAAAGCTCTGGATAAGAAACCCGGTTTTCAAGGCAGTAGTGAAAGTTTCAGCCAGGATTCTTATCAGCCTCAAGATGAAACCAATGGCTTTTACGACGCTGATGACGATGAAATCCCTTTTTAA
- a CDS encoding ERF family protein — protein sequence MSEQKITENLSLWQKFLEIRRSCSFLQKDRQGHQFKYVSSSKALSAIRPEMDRYGLILVPEIRGHSVTIKETDKGGREFLTELDLTYTWINADNPDEKLAVPFYAQGTDKSERGVGKALTYGEKNFILKFFNIATDKDDPDAFQNYGATGNNQSLETYQTPHYDQNMNMPVQTSNNINPEDFGLPPNIGLGVTLTDGVVFITELKKGTAYAHRGMLKSAGFKFDGNKKCWCRGIN from the coding sequence ATGAGCGAACAAAAAATCACTGAAAATCTCAGTTTGTGGCAGAAATTCCTGGAAATCCGCAGATCATGCAGTTTTCTTCAAAAGGATAGACAAGGGCATCAATTCAAATATGTAAGTTCATCAAAGGCGCTGAGTGCAATACGCCCGGAAATGGACAGATACGGATTGATTCTTGTTCCTGAAATCAGAGGGCATTCTGTTACAATAAAAGAAACAGACAAAGGCGGACGCGAGTTTTTGACAGAACTTGACCTGACCTATACCTGGATTAATGCGGATAATCCTGATGAAAAACTTGCAGTACCATTTTACGCACAGGGAACCGATAAATCCGAAAGAGGTGTGGGAAAAGCTCTGACCTATGGTGAAAAGAATTTTATTCTGAAATTCTTCAACATTGCCACGGATAAAGATGATCCTGATGCATTCCAGAATTATGGTGCAACAGGAAATAACCAGTCTCTGGAAACATATCAAACCCCTCATTATGATCAGAATATGAACATGCCAGTACAAACATCAAACAATATAAACCCTGAAGACTTTGGTCTTCCTCCGAACATCGGACTTGGCGTTACTCTTACAGACGGAGTTGTCTTTATAACCGAATTGAAAAAGGGAACAGCCTATGCTCACAGGGGAATGCTCAAAAGTGCGGGGTTCAAATTTGACGGTAATAAAAAATGCTGGTGCAGAGGGATTAACTGA